The Denticeps clupeoides chromosome 5, fDenClu1.1, whole genome shotgun sequence genome includes a region encoding these proteins:
- the mchr2 gene encoding melanin-concentrating hormone receptor 2 isoform X1 yields the protein MDGVEPLFGNVTSESDFYDIVQMTETTILPTFVGFLCSTGLVGNVLVLVTILRATKKTIPDIYMCNLAVADLVHVTVMPFLIHQWARGGHWVFGSTLCTIITSMDNCNQVACAAVMTAMSLDRYLALVHPFRLMGLRTRSRTIRINLCLWAVSFVLVLPAWIHSKVIRFPDGLESCSINLASHSELLWYTIYQTTTSFLLPLPLILICYILILCYTWRMFRRNKTARRYSTSLPRQRAVRLTRIVLVLVAVFLLSVGPYHMLQLVNLSVPRPTLAYHTCYYLSVCLSYAASSVNPFIYILLSGHFRHRLSGCWPPTDSSSKHASQPRPNTLHSSF from the exons ATGGACGGCGTTGAGCCGCTTTTCGGGAACGTGACGTCCGAATCGGACTTCTACGACATTGTCCAGATGACGGAAACCACCATCCTGCCGACCTTTGTCGGTTTTCTCTGCTCCACTGGCTTGGTTGGGAACGTTCTGGTCTTGGTGACAATTCTGAG AGCTACAAAAAAGACCATCCCTGACATCTACATGTGCAACCTGGCAGTGGCAGACCTGGTGCATGTGACTGTGATGCCCTTCCTTATTCACCAGTGGGCACGGGGTGGGCACTGGGTTTTCGGCAGCACCCTCTGCACCATCATTACATCAATGGACAACTGCAATCAGGTGGCCTGTGCTGCGGTCATGACCGCCATGAGTCTGGACAG GTACTTGGCTCTGGTGCACCCCTTTCGCCTGATGGGACTCCGAACGCGGTCGAGGACCATCCGGATCAACCTGTGTTTATGGGCGGTCTCCTTTGTCCTGGTGCTTCCTGCTTGGATCCATTCTAAAGTCATCCGCTTCCCTGATGGGCTGGAGAGTTGCTCCATAAACCTGGCCTCCCACAGCGAGCTGCTCTG GTACACAATCTACCAAACCACAACGTCTTTCCTCCTTCCTCTACCACTAATCCTGATCTGCTACATTCTCATCCTGTGCTACACGTGGAGAATGTTCCGGAGAAACAAGACGGCGCGGCG GTACAGTACCAGTCTACCCAGACAGCGAGCCGTTCGTCTGACCAGGATTGTCCTGGTCCTGGTGGCGGTCTTCCTGTTGAGCGTTGGGCCGTACCACATGCTGCAGCTGGTCAACCTGAGCGTCCCCCGACCCACGCTGGCCTACCACACCTGCTACTACCTCTCCGTCTGCCTCAGCTACGCAGCCAGCAGCGTCAACCCGTTCATCTACATCCTGCTGAGCGGTCACTTCCGTCACCGCCTCTCCGGCTGCTGGCCACCCACTGACTCCAGCTCCAAGCACGCGAGCCAGCCTCGGCCGAACACCCTCCATTCCAGCTTCTGA
- the mchr2 gene encoding melanin-concentrating hormone receptor 2 isoform X2: MCNLAVADLVHVTVMPFLIHQWARGGHWVFGSTLCTIITSMDNCNQVACAAVMTAMSLDRYLALVHPFRLMGLRTRSRTIRINLCLWAVSFVLVLPAWIHSKVIRFPDGLESCSINLASHSELLWYTIYQTTTSFLLPLPLILICYILILCYTWRMFRRNKTARRYSTSLPRQRAVRLTRIVLVLVAVFLLSVGPYHMLQLVNLSVPRPTLAYHTCYYLSVCLSYAASSVNPFIYILLSGHFRHRLSGCWPPTDSSSKHASQPRPNTLHSSF; the protein is encoded by the exons ATGTGCAACCTGGCAGTGGCAGACCTGGTGCATGTGACTGTGATGCCCTTCCTTATTCACCAGTGGGCACGGGGTGGGCACTGGGTTTTCGGCAGCACCCTCTGCACCATCATTACATCAATGGACAACTGCAATCAGGTGGCCTGTGCTGCGGTCATGACCGCCATGAGTCTGGACAG GTACTTGGCTCTGGTGCACCCCTTTCGCCTGATGGGACTCCGAACGCGGTCGAGGACCATCCGGATCAACCTGTGTTTATGGGCGGTCTCCTTTGTCCTGGTGCTTCCTGCTTGGATCCATTCTAAAGTCATCCGCTTCCCTGATGGGCTGGAGAGTTGCTCCATAAACCTGGCCTCCCACAGCGAGCTGCTCTG GTACACAATCTACCAAACCACAACGTCTTTCCTCCTTCCTCTACCACTAATCCTGATCTGCTACATTCTCATCCTGTGCTACACGTGGAGAATGTTCCGGAGAAACAAGACGGCGCGGCG GTACAGTACCAGTCTACCCAGACAGCGAGCCGTTCGTCTGACCAGGATTGTCCTGGTCCTGGTGGCGGTCTTCCTGTTGAGCGTTGGGCCGTACCACATGCTGCAGCTGGTCAACCTGAGCGTCCCCCGACCCACGCTGGCCTACCACACCTGCTACTACCTCTCCGTCTGCCTCAGCTACGCAGCCAGCAGCGTCAACCCGTTCATCTACATCCTGCTGAGCGGTCACTTCCGTCACCGCCTCTCCGGCTGCTGGCCACCCACTGACTCCAGCTCCAAGCACGCGAGCCAGCCTCGGCCGAACACCCTCCATTCCAGCTTCTGA